A segment of the Marinobacter arenosus genome:
GCTTTGTCTTGCCCTCTGTAAGTATGTATGGGCAGAGGACCGTTGTCTTTCAACGGCGCCAGCCGAACCGGATCACCGGATTCCACCTTGAGCGCCTCGGCCACTGCCGGAGGCATCTTGACGGTATCGGGCCCGATGCAGCTGGCCGGTATCGTGGTCACCCGGAAATCCCGGAACGAGCGGTTGGACACCATCACCCGCTCGCCGGCTGGAACGTCCAGGTCAACCGGAGTCTGCGTGATCATGGCATACCGGTTCACCGAATCCCGGACGGTCCGGACGTTGTGCACAAACGCCTCGACCACCGGCCCGCCATCGAAGATATCCACCAGGCCGTTGAAGTTGAAACCTTCTGCCTGGAGCATCCTGAGGGCCGGAGCGGTGTTCTCATGGACCCGGCCAATAACGGCACGGGCCGAATCCGGCAGCATCGGCAGGTAGATCGGGTATTTGGGCATGAGTTCGGCAATGAAGGCCTTGTTGCCGAGGCCTGAAAGCATGTCGGCCTGGCTGAACTCCATATCGAAGAACTTGCTGCCAAGGGCATCCCACAGGGGACTGCGGCCGTGCTCGTCGGACACCCCGCGCATTTCCGCAAACACCTTCTCGGAGAAATGCTTACGGAACTCGTCCAGGTACATGAACCGGCAGCGTGAGAGCAGCAGGCCGCAGCCGCCGCCCTTGTATTCATCGGACAGCAACAGCGAGCAGATTTCGCTGGTATCGGTCATGTCGTTGGACAGGTGCAGGGTGGGCGTTCGCACGTGAACCCCCAACTCCCGGGACGCGTTCACCGTGACGCTGAGCCGGTAGTTGTAGAACACCTCGTCCAGTCCGACCCGCGCCTGGATACCGCTGATGCCCACGGTTTTCTGCTTCTCGGTGTCTTCCAGCGCAAACAGGTACAGTCCGGCTTCCGGTGCGCAGCGTTGATTGAAGGTCTCCTGGGCATGGGCAATCTTTTTCTGCAGCAGCTTGCGATCCGCCGGCAGGGTCGTCAGGCCCTTGCCGGCGTTCTGCGCCATGGCGTAGAGATCATCAAGATCGTTTTCCTGCAGGGGGCGAATCACCAGCATGTTGCGCCCTCCGTCCGGGTTGGGGTCATCATAATGGCGCAATCCTTACCGCATCGCCGGCGGTTTTGCCCAGCAACGCCCAGGTCTTTACCGATACCTTGAGCTCGTCATCCAGGGTTTCCTCGACATGTGTCAGGGTACACCGGAAATCCGACGCTTCGCCGGCGGCAATCAGGCACAGATCCCCGGTGTCTTCGTGCCGGCCATGCAGGGTTTTCCGATGACTGGTCACCAGTGTGCGAAGGGCATCGGTGCGGGCTTCGAGCACCGGCCCGGCGTCAAAAATGTCCAGGTAACACCCCGCATGAAAGCCCTCGCGCTGCAGCAACTCGAAATTCGGCGCGGTCAGCGTGTGGGCCTGCCCGAGGGCGGCCTGGGCGTCCTCAGTGAGCAGTGTTACGTAGATCGGGTTCGGGGGCATCAGC
Coding sequences within it:
- the astA gene encoding arginine N-succinyltransferase, translating into MLVIRPLQENDLDDLYAMAQNAGKGLTTLPADRKLLQKKIAHAQETFNQRCAPEAGLYLFALEDTEKQKTVGISGIQARVGLDEVFYNYRLSVTVNASRELGVHVRTPTLHLSNDMTDTSEICSLLLSDEYKGGGCGLLLSRCRFMYLDEFRKHFSEKVFAEMRGVSDEHGRSPLWDALGSKFFDMEFSQADMLSGLGNKAFIAELMPKYPIYLPMLPDSARAVIGRVHENTAPALRMLQAEGFNFNGLVDIFDGGPVVEAFVHNVRTVRDSVNRYAMITQTPVDLDVPAGERVMVSNRSFRDFRVTTIPASCIGPDTVKMPPAVAEALKVESGDPVRLAPLKDNGPLPIHTYRGQDKADDRIREHRSRSSKS